GCCTCCTCTTCTGGATCTGTCCAACAAACCAATCCCAACTTTGATGCAAATCCAAGTGGGACTGGTTCTTATGCATTTCCTCCTGGCTACGGccattaattttgaaaaacccTCCTTAAAGCTAGCTAGGGTTTTTCAAAGTAGGACACATGAGCGGGTTATTTTACTAAATCCAAATGCCCCTTTTATTACTTAGTAATTTCAATTGTTGCGCCCACATGAGTTTATGTAGATTtactttttgtttaattataattattagttGCATTTTAATTCAGAATTGAGTTATATGAGTAATTGAACCATCAGTAGAAGTTTCGTGATCATATTTCaacataatcaaaattaaatgaCTAATGTATGTATTTGATATTTATGACTTGTGCTCATAAGCGTTCTTGCTATAACATATTTTTATTAGAGACACGTGttgtaatttttataaaaaaattcaaggacatgctttttttcaaaaaaaaaatatttgataatGCCTTTTGCCATAAAGCATCTCATCACATTTTGGATTACATCTCATCACATGTGTTTCTCCAAATAATTTGATAATTCCCGGTGTTTGGCAGTTAGGAGGAGGCGGATAAGAGCCGTGACTGTCCAATTGGCGGAAGCGTTGGGAGTGCTGGAAGGTTGCTGCATGGCGAGACAGAGGGGGTTCTCCCGCATTGTGATTGAGTCGGACTCTAAAGGGATCGTTGAATGGCTGAACGGGTGTATTGAGCAAGGGGCTTGGGAACTGTTCCCTGTTCTTAGTAAGATACGAAGCGAAGGTGAATCCTTTGTTTCTTGTGACTGGTATTGGGTGCCAAGATCAACTAACAAAGCCGCGGATAATGTGGCATCACATTCTAGGGTGGAGATGTGCGACTTTTTATGGGTCCGTAGACCCCATCTTTGTTTGTTCGTATCCTGAACAAAGATGGTCTTCCTTGCCCTCTGTCCAATTTGTAGTGTATGTTTTGTATATATAAGGGTGACATGTGCTTTCCATGTCGTGTTCTCGCCCTTCTAGTGTTGTTTCTATTTTGATGTTGTTAGCCCGTGTGGCTTTCTGTATCCCTGTTTTGGCTTTGGCCCTAGTTAATGATATTCTCcagttctttaaaaaaaaaaaaaaaaaaaaaacacacacacattgcAATCTCATCTGACCAACTAGAGAAAGCAccactattttttttaacaaccaaTTTTAGTGGAGGGGAAACTGAACTCAAGACCTTTAGTGCAAGAGTGAATTATCGCACAACAAATTGAGCTACAAATCTTTTGCAATTAGATTATTTagttgataaaaaattaatttctaagatgaaacaTGAGACCAGTAATACAGTATGGCCTAGTGACATTCCTTTTACTTTGATCCATTGGGTGCTTAATCCTAACCTTCACCTCTAACATCATTTtataaagaagaaaatgaaaatattaaaCAGATatgtttatttacaaaattaagaTAAAACACCTGCCAAAAACTATAATACATTCAAGGAAATATCATTTAAGGAAAAACATCGTTGGCAATTAAAGAATGGTAAGTTAATTGTAATTGGTAAACATGTTCATTGGACTTTCCCCTTGCCAGTTTAGAGGCCATGCGTTATCACACTATCCATGGACCTAACAAAATTTATTACTTCGTGATAATTTTCCCTCTTTTTGACTTTTTACacctattttttaatttctgactcttaaattaaataaattaaacgaaAACAACAGACCTCATACAACAAAAataagtgaattttttttaaaattgtgcGTTTATCGTTTCCCTAAATGAAagaattcacatctcattttcctttttaagtTATAACTGCCATTTATATTGGAAAACTCAAACAATGGGATAGCTACAAAAAGAGAGCTTACCTAATATGTAAtccaaaattttttttcctcattCAATTCCAGAATACGGATTGCAAAATTTGAATTCAATGATGCCAACCCAAAGTGGCCAGCTCCAATGCAATATGgaaattttcaaaaagaaaaaggaaagataatataaaatttaatagcTTTATATATAAGCAATTTTCTCATAAAATAAGGGCTAAAAACCAATATTAGAAACATTGAATCATTACTTGGGGTACTTATATCCCAAGCCCTATATATACTCCTTCACTTACATCAACTTCCCCATAAATCTTCCGATAAAAATTCCACACCCACCACCcccccaaaccaaaaaaaaaaaaaaaatcattagccATGGGGAGGAGAAAAATTGAGATGAAAGTGGTGGAGGATAGCAGCTCTAGGCAGGTGACCTTCTCCAAGCGCAGGAGTGGCGTGTTCAAGAAAGCAAACGAGCTCGCCATCCTGTGCGGCGCTGAGATTGCCGTCCTTGTTTTCTCTCCGGGAGGGAAGCCCTTCTCGTTTGGGCACCCGAATGTGGAGTCTATCGCAGATAGGTTTCTAAATGAGGAGTGCCCTAAATCAAAATTTAGGGTTTCAAAGAATGATGAAAAAGCGGGGAGGCTTAACCAGCAACTGGAGGACATGGACAGCCAGTTGGAGGCTGAGAAGAAAAGAGGACTTGTGCTTGACAAGGCTGTACTGAAAGCAAGGGGTTTGCCACTCAAAAGCAAACCGCCGAGCTTTCGTGAGCAGAGCCGGGCAGATCTTCGAAAAATGAAGGCGTCGCTGGAGGCGCTGCGCGAGATCGTGAAAGAAAGAGCCACTGAGGTGGAGGCATCGTCTTCGCTGCTGCTCCTGGCAAATGACAGGAGAGACTGATATGACTACTGTTGCTAAAAATGACAGACCTTAATTAGGTAAACTGTAGGGAATGAATGTCTTTCTGCGCTTGTGTGATGCTGGTGTTAGGTAGATTAATTTTGCTTGTACCTGAGATGGAATTTCCTAATATATGAAATGGGTTGAAGGACATATGCGGTTgcttatatattatattattttcaattgTCTGTTCGTAGAAATGTTTTGTGTGCTTCTATTGTTGAGTTGTGTCGCGGGTGTCAATTATTCAAAGAGACtaatcattcattcactcctAATTATACTGATATTGTATCAACTTAACGACTTATTCTCAAGTATTGAGTTTTACTTAAAAAGTCTACGGTATTATTAGGGGTAAAACCATACACTcatatattgtattttattttctcaattctCCGATGTGAGACTTATATTTAACTTGTCCCCTCACGCGAGACCACTACATAGTGACCACACGTGCAACCAATCTCACATCGAACATTAAGCACAAAAGCATGGTGTTACATTAAACATAGTAACTCGAGCACGACATGGACCCACAAGACCCACAATCAAACCCGCTTTGATACCATTTCGGATATTTAGAGAGATGAGTCATTGACTCACTCCTAACCATACCGATATTGTCCTGACTTATCTACCTATTGTTATGTATAGtacttttcaacaaaatgtCTCGGTGTTATTAAGAGTGAAACCATAatcttatatattttattttattttctcagtATTTTGATGTGGGACTTATATTCAACAACAGGCACTTActtggtaacacatcatttagtttataaatttagtatATAACtttaatctccttagcattactcaTATGAGAAATTATTAAATACTACAGTATCACCACGTGGATGTGATACTTTCATTGAAAACTTGACATGTGTCATTTATTTTTACAATTGGATTTGAAATTCATTTTGTctctttcaaaaaatttaattaagaaattaaaaaaaaaaatctgaaaatagAGTAAAAAACCTGCCTCTGGACGCCGGACTCTCCATCTCTTTTCCTTCCCTCTCTTCTCCTGCTCTATGTCTCTCCCTGttcatctttttctttctatgtAAATTTTAATCTCAATTGAGAAAAGATTGATGcctataaaattatttttataaacagAGTTGGCGACCTTCGGGGTCTTACCCCTAACCTTCCCGTGCAAGCGACCAGTGAACCAAACCATGGCTGATTGCAGATGCTGCTGCTATTTGCCGGCAGAGAGTCTGAGGATGAAGGAAGcctatgtgtgtgtatgtttatCGCTGTAAGATTTTGAATGAAAGTATCACAAGTGACGTGGTACTACTGTACCATACTATAATTTCTTCGTAAATACGTGTTGTCTACATAATAAGCAGCCGTAAAGtctgaataaaaaaatagtagTGCGTAAATCTTTATGCCTATAGCACTCCACTCATCATTTGATAAGAGCTCGTGATGAGTTTTCTTACAAGGCTCATAAGCCCGGATGTACGTAATTTGATTTTATACTTATCGGAGATTAATGGCATTAAAACTCTTCTAGTAAACGGACATATATATTTGAGAGAATATTTATAATTGTgggatatatacacacacacacacatacacatagaAGGGTAGTCATACCCTTACATTTCAACCACGAGCAAGAGGTATTTTTGTATGTTTCACTTTGTAATGTACTTTAATTAtctaaaccatttaatttttagaTCTTCCTCACATATATTAAGGAAATTGGGCTTAGTAGTCCTTTTACAAATCCATCAACCAAAGACAATTCTGCTGTAAAAATgcagcctttcctagccctctttgacaaaaatatctttaattaaattaatatattattgaCACAATATTAATACATTCTCAATACAATATTGATATATAGCTTATTGACACAATATTGAATGTTTTTCATCGAAGAGAAATAGTAAAGATTGCATGTTGAAAGCAGGACTATTTTTTGTTGGTGTATTTGTAAAAGGACTAGTAAGCTTAATGTTCCTATATATAATAgttgcaaaatattaataaaaattttactaTTAGGCCAGTGGTGCTCTCAAATTTGAATCTTTCTATTCATAGCTTAGCCTAATTTAATTAGATATCAATAAACAAAAgactttatatataaaaaagatATGGATCATCCATGTAAATGGTGaaaacattgaaaaataaaaagataccTAGTAGCTTTATATCTCGAAAAGCAAGTATACAATGAATAGtaaatcaaaataaagataGACTTAAATATAAACTCTTAATTGATACCTTAATCTAGAAAAGAACATGCATGGTATGGATGATAATGTGGTGTCTTATGTGTTtgaaaaattagagaaatataTGGAGAGGAGGTGGGGTGGAGTTCATATCGGAGGAAATCTTAAATTTTAGCTAAATCAACATAATTCGTCGATATGTCCTACGCATTGGTTAAATATCAGCGAAACTCTTATATTTCTTCTACACTAGTGTTGACATTccttaaattttcattttaaatttccaaGTTTTTGAGCAAACTTCCATCATTTCTATCAAATGCAACTGATATCAATTTTATTGATATTTCTACAAATTTGTATACCAATATTGTGATACCAATGTTTTTACCatactaatattttaaatacTGGGTGTCTTAGGCACTGGGAGACCAAAGCCGACAAAAGCAAGATGAAATAGACATGGAATACTTggaatttttttggttgaaacttTTGGCAAAACAGAGTAAGCATTTCGTATATGACCTGGAGTTCCAATGGGATGGACAAACTCGCTAGCTATCTATTTCCTGACTTCATTTTTTATAGATATTTTGGACTACACTCttcatttgtttattttggAGCATCTAAATAATATACAAATTAACCACTGCTAGCCTGTTATTATGTTGCTGGTGTCCTGGATTAACTAGGAGAACAAGTTAGGCAGCAGGGTATTAGTGGTTAGCTACTTTTCTTTTATGATACGACGACATATTTACAGTAACGGGTAAGATATTCAAGCTAAATGTATCAGTTATTAGTatcaaactttttatttatgaGAGTCGAACCTAATATTAGGTGACATGTGTCACTATTTATTGAGAGTATGAATCTCACATCGGAGAAAAAAAAGTCTTACATATGCTTATAAATAATTGAACTATACCCATattgttaattagttttataataGAACCTCATCTTTTTTTGTTAGCTAAAGAGTAAGCGAAATAAGAATCTTTCATGCCCAAAAACTGAATAATTAAGCTCAGGGTTTTCTAAATCCTCTCACATCTGGCTAGAAATCATTGAAGGGAATTTCAAATACCATGGCTGTCAAATTCCCTTGCTTTTTCACTTTCGGGAGTATAAGATCCCAAGAGAATAATATGGCTAGTTAAGCTATCTACTTCATGTATGTGCGATGTGTCGCCCAAGTGATTTGTTTCCTACTCCACCGTCCCAATTACTTTAGAACGAACTGAATGGAGTTCCATGCATGCCAATTGTCAATTGTGTACGTAATTTTGTCtgcttttcccttctttttctaaaaaattaagCCTGGCAATTTCTTGTACGACTTGTTAATTTGACACGAAACACCACGACTTGTTAACGAGTCACCTATTAAAAACTCACTATAATAACGAGTATGACACGAACACAATAAACAAGATCTGTTTACCAGGCCTATTTAAAACATCGCCATCAAattttttgagttaaactaattttcaaaaattaactTTCAATTGCATTTTGTTGTTATACAAACGATAGAAGAATGTAtattaaattcatctaaactacggaaaaaacgaatttaaatacAAAAGGGTAAGCACATTACTCTGTCCAACTTAGCTAAGTCAAGAACTTCTTTATTCTATCGCATTTGGAGAGAGTCCACTTTCACAAAAAGGTGAACTTATGTGCAATATTCAAAGTTATATTTACCCAAATTGCTATcccactcaaaattttcttaattacattaaaaaatgaatattcACGTGAAATGGTACCCAAATTGCTACCCGGTCTGTTTTCTCTCTGTCCACACCTTACTCATTTTGTAGTTGCGGTTTTTTTCTTCGTTACATATTCAACtacaatatttatattattcaattcaattacTATTTGACTttcaaataataattatattaaatttatgtaaattttgtagctaattcttttatttataaGGTAGAAACTATAATGAAATCGTAATCCTTGTACTTTTCTACACGGAGAGGAGCTaagacattaaaaaaaattacatgacatAGTATATTGCCATGTAGCGTTTCGTATGAAATTAGAATGTGTAGACAAAAAATTATGCATATTTTATTGACATTGGATGACATTGTACTGGTTACCGTTATGGTGACGTTCATCTTTTCACAACTTTATTAAAGGGAAAataaagaagacgaagaagaagaagaagaaagaagccaCCAAGAAACAGCTCATCATATATTAGTCCAGGGTTCCTTGGAGTGCAATGAAGACATTTTCTAGGACTGGTCTTGATTGTATAATTTTCGACTGGAGGCACCCATACAACTCATAATTCCACTCCCCCACGTCTTCTACCCCGATTGACCATCAAAACGCGGAGCTTTAGTCATCCGCTTACCCCACACCCCCACCAACTTTCCCAAAACACCCTTTCCCCGCCACAAAATTCCCTCAATCTCCCTACCTTCTAGAGAACTTGCCTTCTAAGAAACCGAATCTTTCCCCCACCCCAGATAAAACCACCACATCGCCCAAACCCAAAAACCAGAAAGGAGAAGGCAGAGAAGGGCtgaaatctagagagagagagagagagagaaggggggggggaatctagagagagaaagtgaaacAGAAGATGGGTGGGGGAAAGAAGAGGTGGTTGTTCTTTAGGAGGATGAAGAAACAGTCGTGGAGTTTGAGGTGGAAGTATCTGGGGTCTGCGTTCAAGTTCCGGCCGCTGAATCTGCAGCTTTCCTTTTACGATGATGTGGTTTTCAAGATCGTGGCGGCATTCGAGGCCGTGGTTTTGCTGCTCAGAATCTGTTTCTTCTACTTGTTTTGCGGATGCCATTTTTGAGAGGATTTTCTTCCGACTCTCCTTGTACTTGGTTTTCTATGTTGCTTCAAGAAGGGTATAGTTGACAGATCAAGTTGCTTGCCAAatggattagggttttttttttctggggaGGATATTGGTTCTGTCATGTTGGCGTTCCTAATATGCTTATTATGTTCTTGTACAAAGTTAATGATcggttaactttttttttttttcatgaattcTGACTTCTTTTTCTGCAATTCAATTCAGGAAATTGGTTTTGTCATTCTGCAAAGttactttgaattgtatataTTTAATGTCATTGCCTAAGCCAGTAGAGAAATTCTTGACTGTGGATGGCGGTGCCACTTTATTGATCTACACATATCCATTTATTATTGGCATAGAAGGTCACTCGAATTATATTGTTATatgttagaattttttatttatattatggaGGAAAAGATTAAACACAGGACTTCATATGTAAAGTTAAACCCTTTTAATTCTTTGAACTACAAGCCGCCTGCCCCATTCTAGTTTGGAACAGAAGGAATCTTCCAAAGCCAAATTAGCAAACCAAGAGTCTTATAAATTGAAGGGGAAGTTAGATAAAACTACTTCAACTATTGGATAattaacagtttcatatctcgttttttaaaagttttaatgtcatacctcatctatgatttttttacaattttatacattCCGTTAAATTTCTGTCAATTATTCTTTTAAATAGTGACATCGCATGAGATGGAATCCATTatcttaaaaaattaattagttaaatattaaaaaaaataataataaaatctttatttttttggcaTGGGACCCACCCCTtccctcaccctttcttcccccGCCCCACTTTATCCCACCCAAAACCCAGATCCCTTCCCTTTCCCCTTCTCTGCAACCCCCGACCCCTTCCCCACCCACGCCAACATCCCCCCCCTCTCCCCGACTTGTGCCTTTTCTGGTGGTGGGCGTTCTGGGCATTTGGGTTTCGGTGGTTGAGGAAGAAATCGTACTCCAATCTCTATGCTTCGGTCTCGGGCG
This genomic stretch from Pyrus communis chromosome 2, drPyrComm1.1, whole genome shotgun sequence harbors:
- the LOC137724354 gene encoding agamous-like MADS-box protein AGL29, whose protein sequence is MGRRKIEMKVVEDSSSRQVTFSKRRSGVFKKANELAILCGAEIAVLVFSPGGKPFSFGHPNVESIADRFLNEECPKSKFRVSKNDEKAGRLNQQLEDMDSQLEAEKKRGLVLDKAVLKARGLPLKSKPPSFREQSRADLRKMKASLEALREIVKERATEVEASSSLLLLANDRRD